The Triticum aestivum cultivar Chinese Spring chromosome 4B, IWGSC CS RefSeq v2.1, whole genome shotgun sequence sequence agtcaatcaaagtccataattttttttcatacatggatcatatctcagattttatggcctcaagccatttcgtggaatctgggctcatcatcgcttcctcatagttcgtaggttcatcatggtctagtaacatgacttccagaaaatgATTACCGTACCGCGCTGGCGCGGATCtttctctggaagacctacgaggttttgtagtaacttgatctgaagtttcatgatcatcatcattagcttcctcactaattggtgtaggaatcactggaactgatttctgtgatgaactactttccaatttaggagaaggtacaattacctcatcaagttctactttcctcccactcacttctttcgagagaaactccttctcttgaaaggatccatcttagcaacgaataacttgccttcggatctatgatagaaggtgtacccaatagttacctttgggtattctatgaagacgcacttctttgatttgggtttgagcttatcaggttgaaaacctttttcatataagcatcgcaactccaagttttaaaaaacgacagcttaggtttactgctaaaccatagttcatacggtgtcgtgtcaacggatttagatgttgccctattaaacgtgaatgcagctgtctctaatgcataaccccaaaacgatagtggtaaaccgataagagacatcatagatcgcaccatatctagtaaagtacgattacaacgttcggacacaccattacattgtggtgttccagatggcgtgagttgcgaaactatttcacattgtttcaaatgaagaccaaactcataactcaaatattttcctccacgatcagatcgtagaaattttattttcttgttacgatgattttccagttcactctgaaattctttgaacttttcaaatgtttcagacttgtgtttcattaagtagatatactcatatctgctcaaatcatctgtgaatgtgagaaaataacgatacccgctgcgagcctcaacatccattggaccacaaacatcagtatgtatgatttccaacaaatcagttgctcgctccatagttctggagaacggcgttttagtcatcttgcccatgagacacggttcgcaagtaccaagtgattcataatcaagtgattccaaaagcccattagtatggagtttcttcatgtgctttacaccgatatgacctaaacggcagtgccacaaataagttgcactatcattattaactttgcatcttttggcatcaatattatgaatatgtgtatcactacgatcgagatccaacaaactattttcattgggtgtatgaccatcgaaggttttattcatgtaaacagaacaacaaatattctttgactttaaattaataaccgtatcgcaataaacatgatcaaatcatattcatgttcaacgcaaatgccaaataacatttatttaggtttaacactaatcccgaaagtatagggagtgtgcgatgatgatcatatcaatcttggaaccacttccaacacacatcgtcacttcaccctcaactagtttctgtttattctgtaactcctgttttgagttactaatcttagcaatcgaacgagtatcaaatactcaggggttactataaacactagtaaggtacacatcaataacctgcatatcaaatatacccttgttcacttttccatccttcttatccaccaaatattcagggtatttccgtttccagtgaccatttcctttgcagtgtaagcacttagtttcaagctttggttcagctttgggcttcttcgtgggagtgacaacttgcttgtcattctagttgaagttccctttctttccctttgacctttacttgaaactagcgatcttgtcaatcatcaacacttgatgctctttcttgatttctaccttcgtcgatttcaacatcacgaagagctcgggaatcgtttttgtcatcccttgcatactatagttcatcacaaagttctactaacttggtgatggtgactagagaactctgtcaatcactatcttatctggaagattaactcccacttgattcaagcgattgtagtacccagacaatctgagcacatgctcactagttgagcgattctcctccatcttttagccatagaacttgttggagacttcatatctctcaactcgggtatttgcttgaaatattaacttcaactcctggaacatctcatatggtccatgacgttcaaaacgtctttgaagtcccgattctaagccgttaagcatggtgcactaaactatcaagtagtcatcatattgagctagccaaacgttcataacgtctgcatctgctcctgcaataggtctgtcacctagcggtgcattaaggacataattcttctgtgcagcaatgaggataaacctcagatcacggatccaatccgcatcattgctactaacatctttcaacacaattttctctaggaacatatcaaaataaacatatgaaagcaacaacgcaagctattgatctacaacataatttgcaaaatactaccaggactaagttcatgataaattaaagttcaattaatcatattacttaagaactcccacttagatagacatccctctaatcctctaagtgattacgtgatccatatcaactacaccatgtccgatcgtcacgtgagatggagtagtttcaacggtgaacatcaatatgttgatcatatctactatatgattcacgctcgacctttcggtctccgtgttccgaggccatatctgttatatgctaggctcgtcaagtttaacctgagtattccgcgtgtgcaactgttttgcacccgttgtatttgaacgtagagcctatcacacccgatcatcacgtggtgtctcagcacgaagaactttcgcaacggtgcatactcagggagaacacttcttgataatttagtgagagatcatcttaaaatgctaccgtcaatcaaagcaagataagatgcataaaggataaacatcacatgcaatcaatataagtgatatgatatggccatcatcatcttgtgcttgtgatctccatcttcgaagcaccgtcgtgatcaccatcgtcaccggcgcgacaccttgatctccatcgtagcatcgttgtcgttacgccatctattgcttctacgactatcgctaccgcttagtgataaagtaaagcaattacagggcgtttgcatttcatacaataaagcgacaaccatatggctcctgccagttgccgataacttcggttacaaaacatgatcatctcatacaataaaatatagcatcacgtcttgaccatatcacatcacaacatgccctgcaaaaacaagttagacgtcctctactttgttgttgcaaattttacgtggctgctacgggcttagcaagaaccgttcttacctacgcatcaaaaccacaacgatagttcgtcaagttaatgttgttttaaccttcgcaaggaccgggcgtagccacactcggttcagctaaagtgagagagacagacacccgccagtcacctttaagcacgagtgctcgtaacgatggaaccagtctcacgtaagcgtacgcgtaatgtcggtccgggccgcttcatctcacaataccgctgagccaaagtatgacatgctggtaagcagtatgacttgtatcgcccacaactcacttgtgttctactcgtgcatatgacatctacgcataaaacctggctcggataccactgttggggaacgtagtaatttcaaaaaaaaatcctacacacacgcaagatcatggtgatgcatagcaacgagaggggagagtaatgtccacgtaccctcatagactataagcggaagcgttatgacaacgcggttgatgtagtcgtacgtcttcacgatccgaccgatccaagtaccgaacgtacggcacctccgagttcagcacacgttcagctcgatgacgatccccggactccgatccagcaaagtgtcggggatgagttccgtcagcacgacggcgtggtgatgatgatgatgttctaccggcgcagggcttcgcctaaactccacgacgatctgaccgaggtggaatatggtggaggggggcaccgcacacggctaaggaacgatcacgtagatcaacttgtgtgttctagggtgccccctgcccccgtatataaaggagcaggggggggggtgcggccggtcctaggaggaggcgcgccggaggagtcctactcccaccgggagtaggactccccccctttccctagttggactaggacttggggggaaggaggagaggggggaaaggaaagggggggggcgccccctccttctcctatttggacttggggggggggggggaaggggcgcgcggctgcccctaggcctcctctcctcttcctccagtaggcccaataaggcccattaggtcaccggggggttccggtaacctcccggtactccggtaaaataccgatttcccccggaacacttccaatgtccaaacataggcttccaatatatcaatctttatgtctcgaccattttgagactcctcgtcatgtccgcgatcacatccgggactccgaacaaccttcggtacatcaaaacttataaactcataataaaattgtcatcgtaactttaagcgtgcggaccctacgggttcgagaactatgtagacatgacctagaactattctcggtcaataaccaatagaggaacctggatgctcatattggctcctacatattctacgaagatctttatcggtcaaaccgcataacaacatacgttgttccctttgtcatcggtatgttacttgcccgagattcgatcgtcggtatccaatacctagttcaatcttgttactggcaagtctctttactcgttacgtaatgcatcattccgtaactaactcattagctaaattgcttgcaaggcttatagtgatgtgcattaccgagagggcccagagatacctctccgacaatcggagtgacaaaacctaatctcgaaatacgccaacccaacatgtacctttggagacacctgtagtactcctttataatcacccagttacgttgtgacgtttggtagcacccaaagtgttcctccggtaaacgggagttgcataatctcatagttacaggaacatgtataagtcatgaagaaagcaatagcaatatactaaacgatcaagtgctaggctaacggaatgggtcatatcaatcacatcattctcctaatgatgtgatcccattaatcaaatgacaacacatgtctatggttaggaaacataaccatctttgataaatgagctagtcaagtagaggcatactagtgactatatgtttgtctatgtattcacacatgtatcatgtttccggttaatacaattctagcatgaataataaacatttatcatgatatgaggaaataaataataactttattattgcctctagggcatatttccttcagatctgaGGGTTTGTTCCAAGTCTTCATGGCCAAGCGAGAGAAGGGACCAGCAGCTAAGCCGGCTGCGACGGGTGTTGGTGAGGGAGGTGAGTTCTCATGGCATCATTACGACGAAATCAAAGACAAGCTCGCGGGCGGCAAGCTGCATGGAAAGAAGAGGTTGAGCTTGATTTCTCGGGTGAGGATCTTATGAAGGATATTCATTCGCTTGCGCTCTTTATTGTTCATACGACTAAGCACTTCAGTTATGATGCGCTACCGAAATCTATGTGCATTGCTTGATTGCCAGCTTAGGATGTTGTTATCAAGGTTTTTTTATATAAAAGGTACAAGGAACGCGAaaatttaaattaataaagccaacaAGGCCAAGATACATAACATAGGTCAAGGGTTACAAACTGATCATAAGATAGAATACTTACCGTCTCAAAGATAGAGACCTAGAATATTAAAGGGAGTGCCAATTGAAGGGATCAAGCAAGGTCGTTTCTATTGACGAAGTGAACAATCTTATGCTTGCTCTTCACCGCTCAAGCCACCTCATTGTCTTTTCTCTTTCCCAGAGGTCTCCACTTCTGGAAAAATAAGGACCGTTTGAATACGTACTTAGTGGGGTGACTCCGAATAGTCAGTTAATGGCTAGTCCAAAGAGCCACACAAGGTCCCCAAACGCATGCCACAGAATCCTACACAACTGACTCATGGTATCGGCAAGGAGGAGAAGAATCTCCTAGAATGAATGAGCATCCCAAGTGTAGCGCAACTTTCCCTAACACATCTCCATAATAATTTTGCTAGGGGGTATTGGAACAAAATATGATCTACGTCTTCTTGTGCCCCACAAAGAGCACACAAACCATTGCCAGCTCCATGTCATTTTCGAGGTTGATGAGGGGAGACGATCCTTGGTTGCTTGCCAGATGAAAATGCAAATTTTGAGAGGGACTGCAATGGCCCAACGAGCCTTGGTGTATCGGATCCAGAGACCATGAATATGTTTAGCCTATGTAGATTTCACCGAGAAGCAGCCCAATGCTTCAAGGCCCGAGCGGATAGCAACCCTATCGTTCGAAAGCTGGACCTGACCAAGCTTGAGGAGCAAGGTGTCCCATGATGCTCTCTCTGCATCGCTAAGACTTATAGGGAAGGCTAGGTTGATCTGGTTGTATGGTAGCACATCCTTCATGAGGGTATCTGGGTTAGAAGCATAGCTCTAGGTATTTGGTGTAAAGATGCGTATCATGAAGTGGTGAGGCAGAACTTAGTGTCGGGCCTGTTGCCAATAGAGAACTGAGCAACTATGCTGAAAATCTCTTTGCATTTTGGGATCCTGTTCCAGAACTGAGAGCCCTATTTCTTTGAAGGTGAAAAAAGATGAATTTGGGAAGTATCTAGCCTTTAAGCATTGAACCTATAGACTAGATTCGtcttgaaaaatatttcaaatcaACTTGATTAAAAGGGTGAGGTTCATTTTCTTTGAGTTGGTGATGCCAAGTCCTCCGTGGGCTTTCGTCTTATAAATGTTCTCCCAACAGACCATGTAATACTTTTGCTTGATCGTGTAGGCTTCTAGAAAAAAACATGATCTAACTTTGTCGAATTGGCTGTGTATCCTGCCACCTAAGAGGAACAAGCCCATAGCATAAGATGAATTTATTCCCATTTGGTTTTCTTGTGTGGTTTATCTTCTTGAAATGTTGCAAACTTTTCCTTTACTCAAATGTTTTGAAGTCAAACAAGGTAAATCTTCTCTGTCCCAAGATACTTCATATATATTTTGCCCTAGCCCACGATAGTTGAGAaaacatttctttttcttttaaaacaaACTCTCAATTTAAACCCTTTTGTGATGGAGCCCCTTTTTCTGCCtagaaaaatccaagaaaattcacTTGGTATCTCATGGTCATGCGTATACCAAATATGCAAAAGATGAGGTACCATAGTTCAATATTTTGCCTTGAATAATATTAAACTTCATGTCCTAGGCGTTCCAAAATGGTCTCATAAATCTAGGCTTAGCCATTTGCCTTGATATACTTGTTGGTGATCTTCTATGCATCATAGGACACCACCAGAAATCATCTTAGCCCCGAGTTCATCCATTTGACCCCTCTATAAGGTGACAGTTCTGTCCAGAGTGGTGCAAGCAGCCAAGCACCATGCATGTCAATGATGTGAGCCTTGTCCTTTGCTCCCCATTCTTTCCCAGAATACCTAAAACCCCTAGAGACACATCCATTCCAAAACTCAGCTCCAGGATTGATCCCCAAATATTATTAAGTGTTAAGGAAATATTGTGCATATACATTTATGGCTTGGTGTGCTTATCATGTTTTTTATGCTGCAATCCGAGTGTAATTCAAACAAGATAACTGAAAAGAATAACCCGCATATAATACGACTATTGAAGAGAGAGATGTACATTAATCAAGTAATCATGCATGTTTTCTCTAAACCAATTAGGCTGGTTACCAAGTAATAATCAAGGTCGGTGTAGACATTTGACCTTGAACAAGAAGCAAACAAGAggatgcaatgcatgcatgcatattgtttGATTACTTCAATGGTTGCTGCAAGGATTTGGAGGGAGTTGGGCTTGCAGTTAGAGGCAGTTTTAGTTAGTTGTGGCTAGCGGGAATTCCAAAGTAACAAAATTCCGGCTTTCACTTTCAGCTACTTGTTCTTGTCTTTGGAAATTGTACGGTCTGAATGTAGGTAGCCAAGAAAAATGAATGGTTGCATCTTCTCTGGTGCGAAATGCCTTTAATTAAACGGTTGCATCTACTCGACGCCTTATTTTCTGGTTGCAGATAATTTCTAATTAGCCAAGCAGAAAACATAAGACATCACAAACGTAGGTCGACCCTTTTCAAACCAGTTCAGTATTAAAGGCCTCTTGAAGAAACATTTGTGCGCACTCAACAAAAGCGAGCTAGTTTCAGCTGCTACTGCTATAGACTTATAGTATAGACTAGCCAAACTCTGGTACAGTGTCAAATTAGCCTTCAGTTAACCTATCATTTTGAATGTATTTAATTAAGGAAAGCTCTATAGATCCCATACGTACATTCAGACCTGCGTTCAATGATTAGAGCGCGCAAGTCAATCGGTGGAGGTTGCATCCATACGATCGTTGGAACAGCGATCTCATATGTTAGTTAATTAACACGACAATCATTTCTCTCGATCCCATATGCTAGCTAGATCCTATTTAAGCACCACCATTGTCGCAATCATTCGTCACCTCCAAATCCACTCTCGATCACCACAACATCTAGCAAGCTAGCTAGCTGCGACAGAAGCTCAATCATCTCTCCCTATTTCTGGGACTCTCTCTCGAGCAGAAAGATGGCAGCTGGGATGCGCTTCCTGCAGCTGTTTGCCGCAGTTCTCGCGTTCTGCCTCGCGCCGGTCAATTCCAACTGGATCCCGGCCACCGCCACCTTCTACGGCGGCGCCGACGGCTCCGACACAATGGGTAAGCTCGCTAATCTAGCGTTAATTCCGGCTTGCTCGGGCACCATGAATTTTCCCAATACTACAATTTATGGTACGCATGCAATGCAATGCGCGTGTGCATGTCTGAATGTGTTTGCATGTGCAATATCCAGGTGGCGCGTGTGGGTACGAGAACCTGTACGTTGCAGGGTATGGGATCAACAACGTGGCGCTGAGCACGGCGCTATTCAATGACGGTGCATCGTGCGGGCAGTGCTATGTCATTATCTGCGACACCAGCAAGTCGGATATGTGCAAGCCCGGCACGTCCATCACCGTGTCCGCCACCAACTTCTGCCCTCCCAACTGGGATCTCCCCAGCGACAACGGTGGGTGGTGCAACCCTCCCCGCCACCACTTCGACATGTCGCAGCCCGCCTGGGAGAACATCGGCATCTACCGTGCCGGCATCATCCCCGTCTTCTACCAGCAGGTCAAGTGCTCGAGGCAGGGCGGTGTGCGGTTCACCATCAACGGCTTCAACTACTTCGAGCTGGTGCTCGTGGCCAACATTGGCGGGAGCGGGTCGATCAAGagcatgtcggtgaaagggaccaACACAGCATGGATCCCCATGTCCAGGAACTGGGGTGCCAACTGGCACTGCCTCTCGGGGCTCGTTGGGCAGGCGCTCAGCTTTGCCATCACCTCCACCGGCGGCCAGTACCTCGTCTTCCAGGACGTCGTGCCGGCCTGGTGGCAGTTCGGGCAAACCTTCTCCACCTGGCGCCAGTTTGACTACTAAAACAAACACTATTGGTATTATCAACTCATTTTCAGACATATATGCACACTACTAGTATTGTGGACGAGGTGTCGCTGTAAATGTAATTTCTCTTCTATACGTTTGATTATTCCTTTGATTCATTTATTTTAACTGTTCAGCCTCGGTCAAGTGGCATTACACTAAAGATTGAAGATTGAACTGTAAAAATATGGAACCCCACATGTTCAAGGATTTACCACCGGACAAGAGCACGTCGGAGTGTTTGTCGCTGGCAACACTTGACATGCTTCTTTATGTGTCGGAGTGTTTGTCAGGTGTTTTCCAATGGGAAATCGACAAATAGAGTCTTTGTCGAGTGCTATAAAACTGAGCAATTTTAATATGCTCCTTGATACCTTCTCTTTTCACATGAGTAGCACGGCTGCATGTTTACATGAGTCTTTGTCGAGGGAGCatgtttttttgaaagatccagctgaTTGCTGGCTTGTATTGATAGATAGCAGGGAGCAAGTGATAAAACATCAAGTGTGGGTTCTGATCCGAAGATCAAAGGAGATAAAAAAGAAGAATTGCAAAAGAAGCGGCTATGGTGCTATGGCTATTCTCTCAGGAGGATCCCAGAAAGGGTGCTCCAAAAATGTTGCTCCCGCTTGGCGCCAAAATTCTAATGTTCGTTGGATGGCTGCAGTGATGCTTGCCTGCGTTGCCATCTTGCCTCTGAAGGTGCTCTCGTTTCTTGCCTTCCAAAGCTCGGAGAGGATGAGGATGATGGTGGTCTTGAGGGCCTTCTTGTGTTCAGGCCGCGCTGCATCGATCATTGCAGCAACGACGGCCGTCGGCTTGGTCCTGTTTTGCCACTG is a genomic window containing:
- the LOC123095183 gene encoding expansin-A19-like codes for the protein MAAGMRFLQLFAAVLAFCLAPVNSNWIPATATFYGGADGSDTMGGACGYENLYVAGYGINNVALSTALFNDGASCGQCYVIICDTSKSDMCKPGTSITVSATNFCPPNWDLPSDNGGWCNPPRHHFDMSQPAWENIGIYRAGIIPVFYQQVKCSRQGGVRFTINGFNYFELVLVANIGGSGSIKSMSVKGTNTAWIPMSRNWGANWHCLSGLVGQALSFAITSTGGQYLVFQDVVPAWWQFGQTFSTWRQFDY